Proteins encoded in a region of the Kryptolebias marmoratus isolate JLee-2015 linkage group LG14, ASM164957v2, whole genome shotgun sequence genome:
- the nkx6.1 gene encoding homeobox protein Nkx-6.1, producing the protein RFSSLSPPPPPGLYFSPGAAAVAVARYPKPLAELPGRTPIFWPGVMQSPHWRDARFACSPHQNSVLLDKDGKRKHTRPTFSGQQIFALEKTFEQTKYLAGPERARLAYSLGMTESQVKVWFQNRRTKWRKKHAAEMASAKKKQDSETERLKGTSDVEEEDDDYNKPLDPNSDDEKITQLLKKHKPGSLVAHTSENDSS; encoded by the exons CGCTTCAGCAGCCTCAGTCCCCCGCCGCCCCCCGGACTCTACTTCAGCCCCGGCGCGGCGGCGGTGGCCGTGGCCCGGTACCCGAAGCCCCTGGCGGAGCTGCCGGGGAGGACGCCCATCTTCTGGCCGGGAGTCATGCAGAGTCCGCACTGGAGGGACGCCAGATTTGCGTGTTCGCCCC atCAGAACTCGGTGTTGCTGGACAAGGATGGGAAGAGGAAACACACACGGCCCACCTTCTCTGGGCAGCAGATCTTTGCTCTGGAAAAGACTTTTGAACAAACTAAATATCTGGCAGGGCCTGAGAGGGCGAGGCTGGCTTATTCTCTGGGAATGACGGAGAGCCAAGTCAAg GTGTGGTTCCAGAACAGACGGACCAAGTGGAGGAAGAAGCACGCGGCGGAGATGGCCTCGGCCAAGAAGAAGCAGGACTCGGAGACCGAGAGGCTCAAGGGCACGTCGgacgtggaggaggaggacgacgactACAACAAGCCCCTGGACCCGAACTCGGACGACGAGAAGATCACGCAGctgctgaagaaacacaaaCCGGGCTCTCTGGTCGCGCACACGTCGGAGAACGACAGCTCTTAA
- the rpl17 gene encoding 60S ribosomal protein L17 — protein sequence MVRYSLDPENPTKSCKARGSNLRVHFKNTRETAQAIKGMHIRKANKYLRDVIVKHQCVPFRRYNGGVGRCAQAKQFGWTQGRWPKKSAEFLLHMLKNAESNAELKGLDVDSLVIEHIQVNKAPKMRRRTYRAHGRINPYMSSPCHIEMILTEKEQIVPKPEEEVAQKKKVSQKKLKKQKLMARE from the exons ATGGTCCGCTACTCCCTCGACCCCGAGAACCCGACCAAAT catgcaAGGCGAGGGGCTCCAATCTCCGGGTTCACTTCAAG AACACCCGTGAGACGGCCCAGGCCATTAAGGGCATGCACATCCGCAAGGCTAACAAGTACCTGAGGGACGTCATCGTCAAGCACCAGTGTGTCCCTTTCCGTCGCTACAACGGTGGCGTTGGCCGCTGTGCTCAG GCCAAACAGTTCGGCTGGACTCAGGGCCGCTGGCCCAAGAAGAGCGCCGAGTTTCTGCTGCACATGCTCAAGAACGCAGAGAGTAACGCCGAGCTGAAG GGTCTGGACGTGGACTCTCTGGTCATCGAGCACATCCAGGTCAACAAGGCCCCCAAGATGAGGAGGCGCACATACCGCGCCCACGGTCGCATCAACCCATACATGAGCTCGCCGTGCCACATCGAGATGATCCTGACCGAGAAGGAGCAGATCGTCCCCAaaccagaggaggaggtggcCCAGAAGAAGAAG gtttcacagaagaagctgaagaagcagaaGCTGATGGCACGCGAGTAA